From Paenibacillus sp. V4I7, one genomic window encodes:
- a CDS encoding DUF1499 domain-containing protein, whose amino-acid sequence MLKRTLIGLIRSHETTGDKAKDPLLKTRYYKLPKEQVWEEVTAVLKKTPGYKLLHEVQNVGEILAERKTVTGRTQDVTLTLFGINPVKTAVDIYSASRGSMGDLGSNYRTIIDIYKQLDRKLASYKIEG is encoded by the coding sequence TTGCTTAAGAGAACTTTAATCGGATTAATTCGCAGTCATGAAACGACCGGAGATAAAGCCAAAGATCCTTTGCTTAAAACAAGATATTACAAGCTTCCGAAAGAACAAGTATGGGAAGAAGTCACAGCCGTTCTGAAAAAAACGCCGGGATATAAACTTCTCCACGAAGTTCAAAATGTAGGTGAAATTCTTGCGGAACGTAAAACAGTGACTGGACGAACACAGGATGTTACGTTAACGCTATTTGGGATTAATCCCGTGAAAACAGCGGTAGACATTTATTCAGCATCCCGAGGCTCAATGGGGGATCTGGGTTCCAATTACCGTACTATTATAGATATTTATAAACAATTAGACAGAAAACTTGCTTCATATAAGATTGAAGGATGA
- the xylB gene encoding xylulokinase, protein MGLDLGTSAVKCILVDDTGQVIGSHSVEYPLQQPHPGWAEQHPEDWWNATVKGIRALLEKTSVAGEAVAGIGFSGQMHGSVFLDEAQQVIRPALLWCDQRTAEQCAYIESTVGEAELGRLTGNRALTGFTAPKVIWLRQHEPEHYARVRHLLLPKDYVRLRLTGAFGMDMADASGTLLLDVAHRSWSQTVTERLDIPMEWLPPLYESGDVAGHLLPEAATLTGLAAGTPIVAGGGDQACGAVGVGVVRQGIASVALGTSGVVFVHDDTYQVDEAYRLHSFCHGVPGKWHRMGVMLAAGGSFQWWRNHFAHEELERAQQEGKDVYEILTSTAATAPLGSEGLLFLPYLSGERTPHPDPKARGAFIGLNLRHEKAHLTRAVLEGITFGLRDSLQLIRESGIEVTELRVNGGGARSPFWRQMIADIFGIPVVTVNSTDGPAYGAAIMAASGVLQEDITTLCEKWIHVTDRVEPIMDNQKQYEAYYQIYRGLYGTLQNTFHQLSDLAGH, encoded by the coding sequence ATGGGCTTAGATTTAGGAACTTCTGCAGTTAAATGCATTCTAGTGGATGACACCGGTCAGGTGATTGGCAGCCATAGCGTTGAATATCCGCTTCAACAGCCCCATCCGGGATGGGCAGAGCAGCATCCTGAGGATTGGTGGAACGCCACAGTCAAGGGTATCCGCGCTCTCTTAGAGAAAACAAGCGTCGCTGGCGAAGCCGTCGCTGGCATTGGCTTCTCCGGCCAGATGCACGGGTCGGTATTCCTGGACGAGGCGCAGCAGGTCATCCGGCCTGCGCTGCTTTGGTGTGATCAGCGCACCGCGGAGCAGTGCGCTTACATCGAGTCGACCGTCGGCGAAGCCGAACTCGGACGACTAACGGGCAACCGGGCGCTGACCGGCTTCACCGCGCCCAAGGTCATTTGGCTCCGGCAGCATGAGCCGGAGCATTACGCGCGCGTTCGGCATCTGCTGCTGCCGAAGGACTATGTCAGGCTGCGCCTGACGGGAGCGTTCGGCATGGACATGGCCGACGCAAGCGGCACCCTGCTGCTGGACGTCGCGCACCGCAGCTGGTCGCAGACCGTCACTGAGCGGCTGGACATTCCTATGGAATGGCTGCCGCCGCTCTATGAGTCCGGCGATGTGGCCGGACACCTGCTGCCTGAAGCGGCCACCCTAACCGGCCTAGCCGCAGGCACGCCTATCGTAGCTGGAGGCGGCGATCAAGCTTGCGGCGCCGTAGGTGTTGGCGTCGTACGCCAAGGCATCGCCTCTGTGGCGCTCGGCACGTCCGGTGTCGTCTTCGTTCACGACGACACCTACCAAGTCGATGAAGCTTATCGGCTTCATTCCTTCTGTCACGGTGTGCCTGGAAAATGGCACCGCATGGGGGTCATGCTGGCCGCTGGCGGCTCGTTCCAGTGGTGGCGCAACCACTTTGCGCACGAGGAGCTTGAGCGTGCGCAGCAGGAAGGCAAAGACGTCTACGAGATCCTGACGTCTACAGCCGCCACAGCTCCCCTCGGGAGCGAAGGCTTGCTCTTCTTGCCTTACTTATCCGGTGAGCGGACACCACACCCCGATCCGAAGGCTCGCGGCGCCTTCATCGGTCTAAACCTACGGCACGAGAAAGCACATCTCACCCGTGCCGTTCTCGAAGGCATTACCTTCGGGCTCCGCGATTCGCTGCAGCTAATCCGCGAGTCCGGCATTGAAGTTACCGAGCTTCGCGTGAATGGCGGCGGTGCCAGAAGTCCGTTCTGGCGTCAAATGATTGCTGATATCTTCGGTATCCCTGTGGTCACTGTTAATTCCACAGACGGCCCTGCGTATGGCGCTGCTATTATGGCTGCTTCCGGCGTACTCCAAGAGGATATAACTACTCTCTGTGAGAAATGGATTCATGTCACCGATCGTGTAGAGCCAATTATGGATAATCAAAAACAGTATGAAGCCTATTATCAAATATATCGCGGTCTTTACGGAACTCTGCAGAATACATTCCATCAGCTAAGTGATTTGGCTGGTCATTGA
- a CDS encoding GNAT family N-acetyltransferase — protein MLIRPAESDTDIRKAYEIETAVFSKEAAASLEAFQMRKHVYGSYFLVAENELDHQIIGVTNSVKIHNKELADDSIKKETQHAEEGQYLCVLTIAVHPSYQRRGVATELLQRIIEVARKDDLKGIVLMCEEHLISFYERNGFLYVAPSNSQHAGIQWHEMNLLWK, from the coding sequence ATGCTGATTCGCCCAGCTGAAAGCGATACAGATATTAGGAAGGCTTATGAGATCGAAACTGCTGTTTTCTCAAAGGAGGCGGCTGCCTCATTAGAAGCTTTTCAGATGAGAAAGCATGTGTATGGATCCTATTTTCTTGTAGCAGAAAATGAGCTTGACCATCAAATTATCGGCGTAACCAATAGCGTTAAGATACATAATAAAGAACTGGCTGATGACAGTATCAAGAAAGAGACACAGCACGCTGAGGAAGGACAATACCTCTGTGTATTAACTATAGCCGTACATCCGTCCTACCAACGACGCGGGGTTGCCACTGAACTTCTGCAACGTATCATCGAAGTAGCCAGAAAAGATGATTTAAAAGGCATTGTTTTGATGTGTGAAGAGCATTTAATTTCATTCTACGAAAGAAATGGATTTCTTTATGTAGCTCCATCAAATTCTCAGCATGCTGGCATCCAGTGGCATGAAATGAATTTACTATGGAAATAA
- a CDS encoding YesL family protein → MEFRGVMGGLYRISEWIMRLSVINLLWMLCSIPVFFFAFMGLVSPSVDALKASLPIIAILAPFTLFPATSAMFAVARKWVTGEEDVPLLKTYFRGYKENYLQSMVGGIFFVIIFVIIAVNYFFYLKQGSSLKLLAVLFIAFTVIIIISLFNFFSIMVHLHMKIFQILKNAILITIGNPINSIVLLLCNGAILYICMTKFNFFLVVFFMGSIMATFSFWQFNRSFTKLQTKQQELEEKEQQRLAEAQEEEAQSEAEAVTESEEESKTEISLHKKDENEKTRD, encoded by the coding sequence TTGGAGTTTAGAGGAGTTATGGGAGGACTGTACAGAATATCGGAGTGGATTATGCGGTTGTCAGTCATTAATCTGCTTTGGATGCTATGTTCGATTCCGGTTTTCTTTTTTGCTTTTATGGGCTTGGTGAGTCCATCCGTTGATGCATTGAAGGCATCACTACCCATTATCGCCATTTTGGCACCGTTTACTTTATTTCCTGCAACTTCCGCGATGTTTGCTGTAGCTCGGAAATGGGTTACTGGAGAAGAAGATGTACCACTTTTGAAAACATATTTCCGCGGATATAAAGAAAACTACCTGCAGAGCATGGTAGGTGGTATTTTCTTCGTCATCATTTTCGTGATCATTGCGGTGAACTACTTCTTTTATTTGAAACAGGGGAGTTCACTGAAACTATTGGCCGTATTGTTTATCGCTTTCACGGTCATTATTATCATTTCTTTGTTCAATTTCTTCTCGATTATGGTTCATTTGCATATGAAGATTTTTCAAATTTTGAAGAATGCTATATTGATTACCATTGGCAATCCAATCAATTCGATTGTTCTGCTGCTTTGCAACGGAGCCATCCTTTACATTTGTATGACCAAATTTAATTTCTTCCTTGTCGTTTTCTTTATGGGAAGTATTATGGCGACCTTCTCGTTCTGGCAGTTTAACCGCAGCTTCACCAAACTCCAAACGAAGCAGCAAGAACTAGAAGAGAAGGAACAACAGAGGCTTGCTGAAGCGCAAGAAGAGGAAGCACAAAGCGAAGCAGAAGCTGTAACTGAAAGTGAAGAAGAAAGTAAGACAGAAATTAGCTTGCATAAAAAAGATGAGAATGAAAAGACTAGAGACTAA